A stretch of Polyodon spathula isolate WHYD16114869_AA chromosome 49, ASM1765450v1, whole genome shotgun sequence DNA encodes these proteins:
- the grin1a gene encoding glutamate receptor ionotropic, NMDA 1a isoform X11 produces MRLFLLAVFFSCSFARGGCDPKIVNIGAVLSTKKHEQMFREAVNLANKRYGSWKIQLNATSVTHKPNAIQMALSVCEDLISSQVYAILVSHPPAPNDHLTPTPVSYTAGFYRIPVVGLTTRMSIYSDKSIHLSFLRTVPPYSHQAHVWFDMMRVFRWNHIILIVSDDHEGRAAQKRLETLLEEKESKNKKRNYENLDQLSYDNKRGPKAEKVLQFEPGSKNVTSLLLEAKELEARVLILSASEDDAATVYKAAAVLNMTGSGYVWLVGERELSGNALRYAPDGVIGLQLINGKNESAHISDAVAVVAQSVHELFEKENITDPPRGCVGNTNIWKTGPLFKRVLMSSKYPEGVTGRVEFNDDGDRKYANYSVMNLQNRKLVQVGVYNGSHVLLNDRKLIWPGGETEKPRGFQMSTRLKIVTIHQEPFVYVKPTLLDGTCPEEFTVNGDLIKKVICTGPNETIPGRPIVPQCCYGFCIDLLIKLAKTMNFTYEVHLVADGKFGTQERVNNSNKKEWNGMMGELLSGQGDMIVAPLTINNERAQYIEFSKPFKYQGLTILVKKEIPRSTLDSFMQPFQSTLWLLVGLSVHVVAVMLYLLDRFSPFGRFKVNSEEEEEDALTLSSAMWFSWGVLLNSGIGEGAPRSFSARILGMVWAGFAMIIVASYTANLAAFLVLDRPEERITGINDPRLRNPSDKFIYATVKQSSVDIYFRRQVELSTMYRHMEKHNYESAAEAIQAVRDNQLHAFIWDSAVLEFEASQKCDLVTTGELFFRSGFGIGMRKDSPWKQNVSLAILSSHENGFMEDLDKTWVRYQECDSRSNAPATLTFENMAGVFMLVAGGIVAGIFLIFIEIAYKRHKDARRKQMQLAFAAVNVWRKNLQQYHPTDITGQLNLSDPSVSTVV; encoded by the exons CATCGGCGCCGTGCTGAGCACCAAGAAGCACGAGCAGATGTTCAGGGAAGCCGTGAACCTCGCGAACAAGCGGTACGGCAGCTGGAAGATCCAGCTGAACGCCACCTCTGTCACCCATAAACCCAACGCCATCCAGATGGCTCTGTCCGTGTGCGAGGACCTCATCTCCAGCCAG GTGTATGCGATATTAGTGAGTCACCCACCAGCTCCGAACGATCACCTGACCCCGACGCCAGTGTCCTACACAGCAGGGTTCTACCGCATACCAGTGGTGGGGCTGACCACGCGCATGTCTATATACTCTGATAAG AGTATCCACCTGTCGTTCCTGCGCACCGTGCCTCCCTACTCTCACCAAGCCCACGTGTGGTTCGATATGATGCGCGTGTTCCGCTGGAACCACATCATCCTGATCGTGAGCGACGACCACGAGGGCCGCGCGGCGCAGAAGAGGCTGGAGACGCTGCTGGAGGAGAAGGAGTCCAAG AATAAAAAGAGGAACTATGAAAACCTCGACCAACTGTCCTATGACAACAAGCGAGGACCCAAG GCTGAGAAAGTTCTACAGTTTGAACCCGGATCCAAAAACGTAACGTCACTGCTGCTGGAGGCGAAAGAACTGGAGGCCAGAGTGCTGATCCTGTCAGCGAG TGAGGACGATGCTGCCACAGTGTACAAAGCAGCTGCCGTTCTGAACATGACCGGCTCCGGGTACGTGTGGCTGGTGGGTGAGAGAGAGCTGTCAGGAAACGCCCTGCGATATGCGCCTGACG GCGTGATTGGACTGCAGCTCATTAATGGGAAGAACGAGTCGGCGCACATCAGCGATGCCGTGGCAGTGGTGGCACAGTCCGTGCACGAGCTCTTTGAGAAAGAGAACATCACAGACCCGCCGCGGGGCTGCGTGGGGAACACCAACATCTGGAAGACAGGCCCTCTGTTCAAGAG AGTCCTGATGTCCTCCAAGTACCCCGAAGGGGTGACGGGGCGCGTGGAGTTTAACGATGACGGAGACAGGAAATACGCCAACTACAGCGTAATGAACTTGCAGAACCGCAAGCTGGTGCAAGTGGGCGTGTACAACGGCAGCCAC gttttattaaATGACAGGAAGCTCATCTGGCCCGGCGGGGAAACTGAAAAACCGCGTGGATTTCAGATGTCAACGAGATTAAAG ATAGTCACGATACACCAGGAGCCCTTTGTCTATGTGAAGCCGACCCTCCTGGATGGGACCTGCCCAGAGGAGTTCACAGTAAATGGAGACTTGATTAAAAAGGTGATCTGCACGGGCCCCAATGAGACCATCCCAG GACGCCCCATTGTCCCGCAGTGTTGTTACGGTTTCTGCATCGACCTGCTTATCAAGCTGGCCAAGACGATGAACTTCACATACGAGGTGCATCTGGTAGCTGATGGGAAGTTTGGAACGCAGGAACGA GTGAACAACAGCAACAAGAAGGAGTGGAACGGGATGATGGGAGAGCTCCTCAGCGGTCAGGGAGACATGATCGTGGCTCCTCTGACCATCAATAATGAGCGTGCCCAGTACATAGAGTTCTCCAAACCCTTCAAGTACCAGGGACTCACCATCCTCGTTAAAAAG GAAATCCCGCGCAGCACCCTGGACTCATTCATGCAGCCGTTCCAGAGCACGCTGTGGCTGCTGGTCGGGTTGTCAGTGCACGTGGTGGCTGTGATGCTGTATCTACTGGACCGCTTCAG CCCGTTTGGACGGTTTAAAGTGAacagtgaggaagaggaggaggatgcCCTGACCCTGTCCTCGGCTATGTGGTTCTCCTGGGGGGTGCTGCTGAACTCTGGGATAGGAGAAG GGGCTCCCCGGAGTTTCTCGGCACGGATCCTGGGGATGGTGTGGGCCGGCTTCGCTATGATCATCGTCGCCTCCTATACTGCCAACCTGGCTGCCTTCCTGGTGCTGGACAGACCGGAGGAGCGAATCACCGGGATCAACGACCCCCGG CTGCGAAATCCATCTGACAAGTTTATCTACGCGACAGTGAAGCAGAGTTCAGTGGACATCTACTTCCGACGGCAGGTGGAGCTAAGCACGATGTACCGGCACATGGAGAAGCACAACTACGAGAGCGCAGCCGAGGCAATCCAGGCCGTCCGAGACAA CCAGCTGCATGCCTTCATCTGGGACTCTGCCGTCCTGGAGTTTGAGGCATCCCAGAAGTGTGACCTGGTCACCACTGGAGAGCTCTTCTTCCGCTCAGGCTTCGGGATCGGGATGAGGAAGGACAGCCCCTGGAAACAAAATGTCTCCCTCGCCATCCTCAG TTCCCATGAAAACGGCTTCATGGAAGACCTGGATAAAACCTGGGTGCGATACCAGGAGTGTGATTCCCGAAGCAACGCCCCAGCGACCCTCACCTTCGAGAACATGGCAG GTGTGTTCATGCTGGTTGCTGGAGGTATCGTGGCCGGAATATTTTTGATATTTATTGAAATTGCGTACAAGCGACACAAAGACGCGCGGAGAAAGCAGATGCAGCTCGCGTTCGCTGCCGTCAATGTCTGGAGGAAGAACCTGCAG CAGTACCACCCAACGGACATCACAGGCCAGCTGAACCTGTCCGACCCGTCAGTCAGCACTGTGGTGTGA
- the grin1a gene encoding glutamate receptor ionotropic, NMDA 1a isoform X1, which yields MRLFLLAVFFSCSFARGGCDPKIVNIGAVLSTKKHEQMFREAVNLANKRYGSWKIQLNATSVTHKPNAIQMALSVCEDLISSQVYAILVSHPPAPNDHLTPTPVSYTAGFYRIPVVGLTTRMSIYSDKSIHLSFLRTVPPYSHQAHVWFDMMRVFRWNHIILIVSDDHEGRAAQKRLETLLEEKESKNKKRNYENLDQLSYDNKRGPKAEKVLQFEPGSKNVTSLLLEAKELEARVLILSASEDDAATVYKAAAVLNMTGSGYVWLVGERELSGNALRYAPDGVIGLQLINGKNESAHISDAVAVVAQSVHELFEKENITDPPRGCVGNTNIWKTGPLFKRVLMSSKYPEGVTGRVEFNDDGDRKYANYSVMNLQNRKLVQVGVYNGSHVLLNDRKLIWPGGETEKPRGFQMSTRLKIVTIHQEPFVYVKPTLLDGTCPEEFTVNGDLIKKVICTGPNETIPGNKTGRPIVPQCCYGFCIDLLIKLAKTMNFTYEVHLVADGKFGTQERVNNSNKKEWNGMMGELLSGQGDMIVAPLTINNERAQYIEFSKPFKYQGLTILVKKEIPRSTLDSFMQPFQSTLWLLVGLSVHVVAVMLYLLDRFSPFGRFKVNSEEEEEDALTLSSAMWFSWGVLLNSGIGEGAPRSFSARILGMVWAGFAMIIVASYTANLAAFLVLDRPEERITGINDPRLRNPSDKFIYATVKQSSVDIYFRRQVELSTMYRHMEKHNYESAAEAIQAVRDNQLHAFIWDSAVLEFEASQKCDLVTTGELFFRSGFGIGMRKDSPWKQNVSLAILSSHENGFMEDLDKTWVRYQECDSRSNAPATLTFENMAGVFMLVAGGIVAGIFLIFIEIAYKRHKDARRKQMQLAFAAVNVWRKNLQDNKEAPGREVLGRAGTPRLTSIFLETQDDRKSGSAEPDPDPDPKTKATFRSISTTLASSFKRRRSSKDTQYHPTDITGQLNLSDPSVSTVV from the exons CATCGGCGCCGTGCTGAGCACCAAGAAGCACGAGCAGATGTTCAGGGAAGCCGTGAACCTCGCGAACAAGCGGTACGGCAGCTGGAAGATCCAGCTGAACGCCACCTCTGTCACCCATAAACCCAACGCCATCCAGATGGCTCTGTCCGTGTGCGAGGACCTCATCTCCAGCCAG GTGTATGCGATATTAGTGAGTCACCCACCAGCTCCGAACGATCACCTGACCCCGACGCCAGTGTCCTACACAGCAGGGTTCTACCGCATACCAGTGGTGGGGCTGACCACGCGCATGTCTATATACTCTGATAAG AGTATCCACCTGTCGTTCCTGCGCACCGTGCCTCCCTACTCTCACCAAGCCCACGTGTGGTTCGATATGATGCGCGTGTTCCGCTGGAACCACATCATCCTGATCGTGAGCGACGACCACGAGGGCCGCGCGGCGCAGAAGAGGCTGGAGACGCTGCTGGAGGAGAAGGAGTCCAAG AATAAAAAGAGGAACTATGAAAACCTCGACCAACTGTCCTATGACAACAAGCGAGGACCCAAG GCTGAGAAAGTTCTACAGTTTGAACCCGGATCCAAAAACGTAACGTCACTGCTGCTGGAGGCGAAAGAACTGGAGGCCAGAGTGCTGATCCTGTCAGCGAG TGAGGACGATGCTGCCACAGTGTACAAAGCAGCTGCCGTTCTGAACATGACCGGCTCCGGGTACGTGTGGCTGGTGGGTGAGAGAGAGCTGTCAGGAAACGCCCTGCGATATGCGCCTGACG GCGTGATTGGACTGCAGCTCATTAATGGGAAGAACGAGTCGGCGCACATCAGCGATGCCGTGGCAGTGGTGGCACAGTCCGTGCACGAGCTCTTTGAGAAAGAGAACATCACAGACCCGCCGCGGGGCTGCGTGGGGAACACCAACATCTGGAAGACAGGCCCTCTGTTCAAGAG AGTCCTGATGTCCTCCAAGTACCCCGAAGGGGTGACGGGGCGCGTGGAGTTTAACGATGACGGAGACAGGAAATACGCCAACTACAGCGTAATGAACTTGCAGAACCGCAAGCTGGTGCAAGTGGGCGTGTACAACGGCAGCCAC gttttattaaATGACAGGAAGCTCATCTGGCCCGGCGGGGAAACTGAAAAACCGCGTGGATTTCAGATGTCAACGAGATTAAAG ATAGTCACGATACACCAGGAGCCCTTTGTCTATGTGAAGCCGACCCTCCTGGATGGGACCTGCCCAGAGGAGTTCACAGTAAATGGAGACTTGATTAAAAAGGTGATCTGCACGGGCCCCAATGAGACCATCCCAGGTAACAAAACAG GACGCCCCATTGTCCCGCAGTGTTGTTACGGTTTCTGCATCGACCTGCTTATCAAGCTGGCCAAGACGATGAACTTCACATACGAGGTGCATCTGGTAGCTGATGGGAAGTTTGGAACGCAGGAACGA GTGAACAACAGCAACAAGAAGGAGTGGAACGGGATGATGGGAGAGCTCCTCAGCGGTCAGGGAGACATGATCGTGGCTCCTCTGACCATCAATAATGAGCGTGCCCAGTACATAGAGTTCTCCAAACCCTTCAAGTACCAGGGACTCACCATCCTCGTTAAAAAG GAAATCCCGCGCAGCACCCTGGACTCATTCATGCAGCCGTTCCAGAGCACGCTGTGGCTGCTGGTCGGGTTGTCAGTGCACGTGGTGGCTGTGATGCTGTATCTACTGGACCGCTTCAG CCCGTTTGGACGGTTTAAAGTGAacagtgaggaagaggaggaggatgcCCTGACCCTGTCCTCGGCTATGTGGTTCTCCTGGGGGGTGCTGCTGAACTCTGGGATAGGAGAAG GGGCTCCCCGGAGTTTCTCGGCACGGATCCTGGGGATGGTGTGGGCCGGCTTCGCTATGATCATCGTCGCCTCCTATACTGCCAACCTGGCTGCCTTCCTGGTGCTGGACAGACCGGAGGAGCGAATCACCGGGATCAACGACCCCCGG CTGCGAAATCCATCTGACAAGTTTATCTACGCGACAGTGAAGCAGAGTTCAGTGGACATCTACTTCCGACGGCAGGTGGAGCTAAGCACGATGTACCGGCACATGGAGAAGCACAACTACGAGAGCGCAGCCGAGGCAATCCAGGCCGTCCGAGACAA CCAGCTGCATGCCTTCATCTGGGACTCTGCCGTCCTGGAGTTTGAGGCATCCCAGAAGTGTGACCTGGTCACCACTGGAGAGCTCTTCTTCCGCTCAGGCTTCGGGATCGGGATGAGGAAGGACAGCCCCTGGAAACAAAATGTCTCCCTCGCCATCCTCAG TTCCCATGAAAACGGCTTCATGGAAGACCTGGATAAAACCTGGGTGCGATACCAGGAGTGTGATTCCCGAAGCAACGCCCCAGCGACCCTCACCTTCGAGAACATGGCAG GTGTGTTCATGCTGGTTGCTGGAGGTATCGTGGCCGGAATATTTTTGATATTTATTGAAATTGCGTACAAGCGACACAAAGACGCGCGGAGAAAGCAGATGCAGCTCGCGTTCGCTGCCGTCAATGTCTGGAGGAAGAACCTGCAG GACAATAAGGAGGCTCCAGGCAGGGAAGTACTTGGTCGAGCCGGGACTCCGAGATTA ACGTCTATCTTTCTAGAGACACAGGAT gatAGAAAAAGTGGTAGCGCAGAGCCCGACCCCGACCCCGACCCCAAAACGAAAGCCACTTTTAGGTCCATCAGTACCACCCTGGCCTCCAGCTTCAAGAGACGTAGGTCCTCCAAAGACACG CAGTACCACCCAACGGACATCACAGGCCAGCTGAACCTGTCCGACCCGTCAGTCAGCACTGTGGTGTGA
- the grin1a gene encoding glutamate receptor ionotropic, NMDA 1a isoform X2, whose amino-acid sequence MRLFLLAVFFSCSFARGGCDPKIVNIGAVLSTKKHEQMFREAVNLANKRYGSWKIQLNATSVTHKPNAIQMALSVCEDLISSQVYAILVSHPPAPNDHLTPTPVSYTAGFYRIPVVGLTTRMSIYSDKSIHLSFLRTVPPYSHQAHVWFDMMRVFRWNHIILIVSDDHEGRAAQKRLETLLEEKESKNKKRNYENLDQLSYDNKRGPKAEKVLQFEPGSKNVTSLLLEAKELEARVLILSASEDDAATVYKAAAVLNMTGSGYVWLVGERELSGNALRYAPDGVIGLQLINGKNESAHISDAVAVVAQSVHELFEKENITDPPRGCVGNTNIWKTGPLFKRVLMSSKYPEGVTGRVEFNDDGDRKYANYSVMNLQNRKLVQVGVYNGSHVLLNDRKLIWPGGETEKPRGFQMSTRLKIVTIHQEPFVYVKPTLLDGTCPEEFTVNGDLIKKVICTGPNETIPGRPIVPQCCYGFCIDLLIKLAKTMNFTYEVHLVADGKFGTQERVNNSNKKEWNGMMGELLSGQGDMIVAPLTINNERAQYIEFSKPFKYQGLTILVKKEIPRSTLDSFMQPFQSTLWLLVGLSVHVVAVMLYLLDRFSPFGRFKVNSEEEEEDALTLSSAMWFSWGVLLNSGIGEGAPRSFSARILGMVWAGFAMIIVASYTANLAAFLVLDRPEERITGINDPRLRNPSDKFIYATVKQSSVDIYFRRQVELSTMYRHMEKHNYESAAEAIQAVRDNQLHAFIWDSAVLEFEASQKCDLVTTGELFFRSGFGIGMRKDSPWKQNVSLAILSSHENGFMEDLDKTWVRYQECDSRSNAPATLTFENMAGVFMLVAGGIVAGIFLIFIEIAYKRHKDARRKQMQLAFAAVNVWRKNLQDNKEAPGREVLGRAGTPRLTSIFLETQDDRKSGSAEPDPDPDPKTKATFRSISTTLASSFKRRRSSKDTQYHPTDITGQLNLSDPSVSTVV is encoded by the exons CATCGGCGCCGTGCTGAGCACCAAGAAGCACGAGCAGATGTTCAGGGAAGCCGTGAACCTCGCGAACAAGCGGTACGGCAGCTGGAAGATCCAGCTGAACGCCACCTCTGTCACCCATAAACCCAACGCCATCCAGATGGCTCTGTCCGTGTGCGAGGACCTCATCTCCAGCCAG GTGTATGCGATATTAGTGAGTCACCCACCAGCTCCGAACGATCACCTGACCCCGACGCCAGTGTCCTACACAGCAGGGTTCTACCGCATACCAGTGGTGGGGCTGACCACGCGCATGTCTATATACTCTGATAAG AGTATCCACCTGTCGTTCCTGCGCACCGTGCCTCCCTACTCTCACCAAGCCCACGTGTGGTTCGATATGATGCGCGTGTTCCGCTGGAACCACATCATCCTGATCGTGAGCGACGACCACGAGGGCCGCGCGGCGCAGAAGAGGCTGGAGACGCTGCTGGAGGAGAAGGAGTCCAAG AATAAAAAGAGGAACTATGAAAACCTCGACCAACTGTCCTATGACAACAAGCGAGGACCCAAG GCTGAGAAAGTTCTACAGTTTGAACCCGGATCCAAAAACGTAACGTCACTGCTGCTGGAGGCGAAAGAACTGGAGGCCAGAGTGCTGATCCTGTCAGCGAG TGAGGACGATGCTGCCACAGTGTACAAAGCAGCTGCCGTTCTGAACATGACCGGCTCCGGGTACGTGTGGCTGGTGGGTGAGAGAGAGCTGTCAGGAAACGCCCTGCGATATGCGCCTGACG GCGTGATTGGACTGCAGCTCATTAATGGGAAGAACGAGTCGGCGCACATCAGCGATGCCGTGGCAGTGGTGGCACAGTCCGTGCACGAGCTCTTTGAGAAAGAGAACATCACAGACCCGCCGCGGGGCTGCGTGGGGAACACCAACATCTGGAAGACAGGCCCTCTGTTCAAGAG AGTCCTGATGTCCTCCAAGTACCCCGAAGGGGTGACGGGGCGCGTGGAGTTTAACGATGACGGAGACAGGAAATACGCCAACTACAGCGTAATGAACTTGCAGAACCGCAAGCTGGTGCAAGTGGGCGTGTACAACGGCAGCCAC gttttattaaATGACAGGAAGCTCATCTGGCCCGGCGGGGAAACTGAAAAACCGCGTGGATTTCAGATGTCAACGAGATTAAAG ATAGTCACGATACACCAGGAGCCCTTTGTCTATGTGAAGCCGACCCTCCTGGATGGGACCTGCCCAGAGGAGTTCACAGTAAATGGAGACTTGATTAAAAAGGTGATCTGCACGGGCCCCAATGAGACCATCCCAG GACGCCCCATTGTCCCGCAGTGTTGTTACGGTTTCTGCATCGACCTGCTTATCAAGCTGGCCAAGACGATGAACTTCACATACGAGGTGCATCTGGTAGCTGATGGGAAGTTTGGAACGCAGGAACGA GTGAACAACAGCAACAAGAAGGAGTGGAACGGGATGATGGGAGAGCTCCTCAGCGGTCAGGGAGACATGATCGTGGCTCCTCTGACCATCAATAATGAGCGTGCCCAGTACATAGAGTTCTCCAAACCCTTCAAGTACCAGGGACTCACCATCCTCGTTAAAAAG GAAATCCCGCGCAGCACCCTGGACTCATTCATGCAGCCGTTCCAGAGCACGCTGTGGCTGCTGGTCGGGTTGTCAGTGCACGTGGTGGCTGTGATGCTGTATCTACTGGACCGCTTCAG CCCGTTTGGACGGTTTAAAGTGAacagtgaggaagaggaggaggatgcCCTGACCCTGTCCTCGGCTATGTGGTTCTCCTGGGGGGTGCTGCTGAACTCTGGGATAGGAGAAG GGGCTCCCCGGAGTTTCTCGGCACGGATCCTGGGGATGGTGTGGGCCGGCTTCGCTATGATCATCGTCGCCTCCTATACTGCCAACCTGGCTGCCTTCCTGGTGCTGGACAGACCGGAGGAGCGAATCACCGGGATCAACGACCCCCGG CTGCGAAATCCATCTGACAAGTTTATCTACGCGACAGTGAAGCAGAGTTCAGTGGACATCTACTTCCGACGGCAGGTGGAGCTAAGCACGATGTACCGGCACATGGAGAAGCACAACTACGAGAGCGCAGCCGAGGCAATCCAGGCCGTCCGAGACAA CCAGCTGCATGCCTTCATCTGGGACTCTGCCGTCCTGGAGTTTGAGGCATCCCAGAAGTGTGACCTGGTCACCACTGGAGAGCTCTTCTTCCGCTCAGGCTTCGGGATCGGGATGAGGAAGGACAGCCCCTGGAAACAAAATGTCTCCCTCGCCATCCTCAG TTCCCATGAAAACGGCTTCATGGAAGACCTGGATAAAACCTGGGTGCGATACCAGGAGTGTGATTCCCGAAGCAACGCCCCAGCGACCCTCACCTTCGAGAACATGGCAG GTGTGTTCATGCTGGTTGCTGGAGGTATCGTGGCCGGAATATTTTTGATATTTATTGAAATTGCGTACAAGCGACACAAAGACGCGCGGAGAAAGCAGATGCAGCTCGCGTTCGCTGCCGTCAATGTCTGGAGGAAGAACCTGCAG GACAATAAGGAGGCTCCAGGCAGGGAAGTACTTGGTCGAGCCGGGACTCCGAGATTA ACGTCTATCTTTCTAGAGACACAGGAT gatAGAAAAAGTGGTAGCGCAGAGCCCGACCCCGACCCCGACCCCAAAACGAAAGCCACTTTTAGGTCCATCAGTACCACCCTGGCCTCCAGCTTCAAGAGACGTAGGTCCTCCAAAGACACG CAGTACCACCCAACGGACATCACAGGCCAGCTGAACCTGTCCGACCCGTCAGTCAGCACTGTGGTGTGA